A window of Mixophyes fleayi isolate aMixFle1 chromosome 10, aMixFle1.hap1, whole genome shotgun sequence contains these coding sequences:
- the MTHFSD gene encoding methenyltetrahydrofolate synthase domain-containing protein isoform X1, translating into MEHALTLSAGCNKWDIRQKVWDYMEHNNLADFPRPVHHRIPNFKTSRQACHNITTLEVFGGTREVKVDPDKPLEGVRLLALQARKTLLVPTPRLRTGLFNRITPPPGAGKEVLRICSTSQGVKDFSVPLGLDAAVRVDLVVVGSVAVSEKGWRIGKGEGFADMEYAMMVAMGAVTDETVVVTVVHDCQVLNIPEELLEDYDLTVDYILTPTRVIKTGCTRPKPRGIIWSKISRDVMDKIPILKKLQDRERRDGKDVTLKNECDAPTRQTGGSTAAAHRSAQNIKSKPGSTDQKDVTTVYVGNIPPATRVSEFKGVLRERGATPLHLTWQGAQYRAFLDYADPCQAEAVVSSLEGLNLGGQVIRVELARTQRSGRQVFGDRKDSLTPTDK; encoded by the exons ATGGAGCATGCACTCACACTCAGTGCTG GGTGTAATAAATGGGACATCCGGCAGAAGGTTTGGGATTATATGGAACATAACAACCTGGCTGACTTCCCGCGACCCGTCCATCACCGGATTCCTAACTTCAAG ACGTCCCGCCAGGCCTGTCACAATATAACCACTCTGGAGGTGTTTGGCGGAACGCGTGAGGTTAAGGTGGACCCTGACAAGCCGCTGGAAGGAGTCCGACTGTTGGCCCTGCAG GCTCGTAAAACTTTGCTGGTGCCAACACCTCGCCTCCGAACTGGACTCTTCAACAGGATCACGCCCCCTCCGGGGGCTGGTAAAGAGGTTCTGCGAATCTGTTCCACATCACAG GGGGTGAAGGATTTCAGCGTGCCTCTGGGTTTGGATGCCGCAGTGCGAGTGGATCTTGTGGTTGTGGGTTCTGTGGCTGTATCGGAAAAAG GCTGGAGGATCGGGAAAGGTGAAGGTTTTGCCGACATGGAATATGCGATGATGGTGGCCATGGGCGCAGTAACGGATGAAACCGTTGTGGTGACTGTAGTACATGACTGTCAG GTGCTTAATATCCCGGAGGAGCTGTTAGAGGACTATGACCTCACCGTGGATTATATCCTGACCCCCACACGGGTTATAAAAACCGGCTGCACGCGGCCAAAACCACGGGGGATTATATGGTCCAAG atCAGTCGGGACGTGATGGACAAGATACCGATTTTAAAGAAACTTCAGGACAGAGAGCGAAGAGATGGGAAAGATGTGACCCTAAAGAATGAATGTGACGCCCCAACGAGACAGACTGGGGGGTCGACCGCTGCCGCACATAGATCTGCTCAGAATATAAAATCCAAACCCGGCAGTACAGACCAGAAAGATGTGACCACCGTTTATGTCGGCAACATCCCACCGGCTACACGAGTTAGCGAATTTAAGGGCGTATTAAGGGAGAGAGGGGCTACCCCTCTACATCTCACCTGGCAGGGAGCCCAGTATCGAGCTTTCCTGGACTACGCTGATCCGTGCCAAGCTGAGGCGGTAGTGTCCAGCCTGGAGGGGTTAAATCTAGGGGGGCAGGTCATACGGGTGGAACTGGCAAGAACCCAGCGGAGTGGGCGTCAAGTCTTTGGAGACAGAAAAGACAGTCTGACCCCAACAGATAAGTAG
- the MTHFSD gene encoding methenyltetrahydrofolate synthase domain-containing protein isoform X3 has translation MEHNNLADFPRPVHHRIPNFKTSRQACHNITTLEVFGGTREVKVDPDKPLEGVRLLALQARKTLLVPTPRLRTGLFNRITPPPGAGKEVLRICSTSQGVKDFSVPLGLDAAVRVDLVVVGSVAVSEKGWRIGKGEGFADMEYAMMVAMGAVTDETVVVTVVHDCQVLNIPEELLEDYDLTVDYILTPTRVIKTGCTRPKPRGIIWSKISRDVMDKIPILKKLQDRERRDGKDVTLKNECDAPTRQTGGSTAAAHRSAQNIKSKPGSTDQKDVTTVYVGNIPPATRVSEFKGVLRERGATPLHLTWQGAQYRAFLDYADPCQAEAVVSSLEGLNLGGQVIRVELARTQRSGRQVFGDRKDSLTPTDK, from the exons ATGGAACATAACAACCTGGCTGACTTCCCGCGACCCGTCCATCACCGGATTCCTAACTTCAAG ACGTCCCGCCAGGCCTGTCACAATATAACCACTCTGGAGGTGTTTGGCGGAACGCGTGAGGTTAAGGTGGACCCTGACAAGCCGCTGGAAGGAGTCCGACTGTTGGCCCTGCAG GCTCGTAAAACTTTGCTGGTGCCAACACCTCGCCTCCGAACTGGACTCTTCAACAGGATCACGCCCCCTCCGGGGGCTGGTAAAGAGGTTCTGCGAATCTGTTCCACATCACAG GGGGTGAAGGATTTCAGCGTGCCTCTGGGTTTGGATGCCGCAGTGCGAGTGGATCTTGTGGTTGTGGGTTCTGTGGCTGTATCGGAAAAAG GCTGGAGGATCGGGAAAGGTGAAGGTTTTGCCGACATGGAATATGCGATGATGGTGGCCATGGGCGCAGTAACGGATGAAACCGTTGTGGTGACTGTAGTACATGACTGTCAG GTGCTTAATATCCCGGAGGAGCTGTTAGAGGACTATGACCTCACCGTGGATTATATCCTGACCCCCACACGGGTTATAAAAACCGGCTGCACGCGGCCAAAACCACGGGGGATTATATGGTCCAAG atCAGTCGGGACGTGATGGACAAGATACCGATTTTAAAGAAACTTCAGGACAGAGAGCGAAGAGATGGGAAAGATGTGACCCTAAAGAATGAATGTGACGCCCCAACGAGACAGACTGGGGGGTCGACCGCTGCCGCACATAGATCTGCTCAGAATATAAAATCCAAACCCGGCAGTACAGACCAGAAAGATGTGACCACCGTTTATGTCGGCAACATCCCACCGGCTACACGAGTTAGCGAATTTAAGGGCGTATTAAGGGAGAGAGGGGCTACCCCTCTACATCTCACCTGGCAGGGAGCCCAGTATCGAGCTTTCCTGGACTACGCTGATCCGTGCCAAGCTGAGGCGGTAGTGTCCAGCCTGGAGGGGTTAAATCTAGGGGGGCAGGTCATACGGGTGGAACTGGCAAGAACCCAGCGGAGTGGGCGTCAAGTCTTTGGAGACAGAAAAGACAGTCTGACCCCAACAGATAAGTAG
- the MTHFSD gene encoding methenyltetrahydrofolate synthase domain-containing protein isoform X4 — protein sequence MEHALTLSAGCNKWDIRQKVWDYMEHNNLADFPRPVHHRIPNFKTSRQACHNITTLEVFGGTREVKVDPDKPLEGVRLLALQARKTLLVPTPRLRTGLFNRITPPPGAGKEVLRICSTSQVLNIPEELLEDYDLTVDYILTPTRVIKTGCTRPKPRGIIWSKISRDVMDKIPILKKLQDRERRDGKDVTLKNECDAPTRQTGGSTAAAHRSAQNIKSKPGSTDQKDVTTVYVGNIPPATRVSEFKGVLRERGATPLHLTWQGAQYRAFLDYADPCQAEAVVSSLEGLNLGGQVIRVELARTQRSGRQVFGDRKDSLTPTDK from the exons ATGGAGCATGCACTCACACTCAGTGCTG GGTGTAATAAATGGGACATCCGGCAGAAGGTTTGGGATTATATGGAACATAACAACCTGGCTGACTTCCCGCGACCCGTCCATCACCGGATTCCTAACTTCAAG ACGTCCCGCCAGGCCTGTCACAATATAACCACTCTGGAGGTGTTTGGCGGAACGCGTGAGGTTAAGGTGGACCCTGACAAGCCGCTGGAAGGAGTCCGACTGTTGGCCCTGCAG GCTCGTAAAACTTTGCTGGTGCCAACACCTCGCCTCCGAACTGGACTCTTCAACAGGATCACGCCCCCTCCGGGGGCTGGTAAAGAGGTTCTGCGAATCTGTTCCACATCACAG GTGCTTAATATCCCGGAGGAGCTGTTAGAGGACTATGACCTCACCGTGGATTATATCCTGACCCCCACACGGGTTATAAAAACCGGCTGCACGCGGCCAAAACCACGGGGGATTATATGGTCCAAG atCAGTCGGGACGTGATGGACAAGATACCGATTTTAAAGAAACTTCAGGACAGAGAGCGAAGAGATGGGAAAGATGTGACCCTAAAGAATGAATGTGACGCCCCAACGAGACAGACTGGGGGGTCGACCGCTGCCGCACATAGATCTGCTCAGAATATAAAATCCAAACCCGGCAGTACAGACCAGAAAGATGTGACCACCGTTTATGTCGGCAACATCCCACCGGCTACACGAGTTAGCGAATTTAAGGGCGTATTAAGGGAGAGAGGGGCTACCCCTCTACATCTCACCTGGCAGGGAGCCCAGTATCGAGCTTTCCTGGACTACGCTGATCCGTGCCAAGCTGAGGCGGTAGTGTCCAGCCTGGAGGGGTTAAATCTAGGGGGGCAGGTCATACGGGTGGAACTGGCAAGAACCCAGCGGAGTGGGCGTCAAGTCTTTGGAGACAGAAAAGACAGTCTGACCCCAACAGATAAGTAG
- the MTHFSD gene encoding methenyltetrahydrofolate synthase domain-containing protein isoform X2 yields the protein MEHALTLSAGCNKWDIRQKVWDYMEHNNLADFPRPVHHRIPNFKGAARACERLTTVQEFQSAETVKINPDAPQKKARFLTLDARKTLLVPTPRLRTGLFNRITPPPGAGKEVLRICSTSQGVKDFSVPLGLDAAVRVDLVVVGSVAVSEKGWRIGKGEGFADMEYAMMVAMGAVTDETVVVTVVHDCQVLNIPEELLEDYDLTVDYILTPTRVIKTGCTRPKPRGIIWSKISRDVMDKIPILKKLQDRERRDGKDVTLKNECDAPTRQTGGSTAAAHRSAQNIKSKPGSTDQKDVTTVYVGNIPPATRVSEFKGVLRERGATPLHLTWQGAQYRAFLDYADPCQAEAVVSSLEGLNLGGQVIRVELARTQRSGRQVFGDRKDSLTPTDK from the exons ATGGAGCATGCACTCACACTCAGTGCTG GGTGTAATAAATGGGACATCCGGCAGAAGGTTTGGGATTATATGGAACATAACAACCTGGCTGACTTCCCGCGACCCGTCCATCACCGGATTCCTAACTTCAAG GGAGCTGCCCGGGCCTGTGAGCGATTAACAACTGTGCAGGAATTCCAGTCTGCGGAGACCGTTAAGATTAATCCTGATGCTCCTCAGAAGAAGGCGCGTTTCCTCACTCTGGAT GCTCGTAAAACTTTGCTGGTGCCAACACCTCGCCTCCGAACTGGACTCTTCAACAGGATCACGCCCCCTCCGGGGGCTGGTAAAGAGGTTCTGCGAATCTGTTCCACATCACAG GGGGTGAAGGATTTCAGCGTGCCTCTGGGTTTGGATGCCGCAGTGCGAGTGGATCTTGTGGTTGTGGGTTCTGTGGCTGTATCGGAAAAAG GCTGGAGGATCGGGAAAGGTGAAGGTTTTGCCGACATGGAATATGCGATGATGGTGGCCATGGGCGCAGTAACGGATGAAACCGTTGTGGTGACTGTAGTACATGACTGTCAG GTGCTTAATATCCCGGAGGAGCTGTTAGAGGACTATGACCTCACCGTGGATTATATCCTGACCCCCACACGGGTTATAAAAACCGGCTGCACGCGGCCAAAACCACGGGGGATTATATGGTCCAAG atCAGTCGGGACGTGATGGACAAGATACCGATTTTAAAGAAACTTCAGGACAGAGAGCGAAGAGATGGGAAAGATGTGACCCTAAAGAATGAATGTGACGCCCCAACGAGACAGACTGGGGGGTCGACCGCTGCCGCACATAGATCTGCTCAGAATATAAAATCCAAACCCGGCAGTACAGACCAGAAAGATGTGACCACCGTTTATGTCGGCAACATCCCACCGGCTACACGAGTTAGCGAATTTAAGGGCGTATTAAGGGAGAGAGGGGCTACCCCTCTACATCTCACCTGGCAGGGAGCCCAGTATCGAGCTTTCCTGGACTACGCTGATCCGTGCCAAGCTGAGGCGGTAGTGTCCAGCCTGGAGGGGTTAAATCTAGGGGGGCAGGTCATACGGGTGGAACTGGCAAGAACCCAGCGGAGTGGGCGTCAAGTCTTTGGAGACAGAAAAGACAGTCTGACCCCAACAGATAAGTAG